The Candidatus Coatesbacteria bacterium genome has a segment encoding these proteins:
- a CDS encoding methyltransferase domain-containing protein produces MDTREVARYWESNAAAWTELARRGRDVYRDYINTPAFFALLPGVAGRRGLDLGCGEGYNTRLLARRGAEMTALDLCPSFLRAAREEEVREPLGIRYLLGDAQRLPLAAAAFDFACAFMSLMDMPEPGAVLAELWRVIKPGGFLQFSISHPCTDTVLRRWVTDDDGERTGLEIDGYFESPHGDVGRWCFGHATEAERESFGDFVIPRFHLTLSEWINLLIDHGFRLERLAEPRADSEALARHPDLAWTRRVPFFLILRCRREVLTGAGETAACPAPGRGC; encoded by the coding sequence ATGGACACCAGGGAAGTCGCCCGTTACTGGGAGAGCAACGCCGCGGCCTGGACCGAGCTGGCCCGTCGGGGTCGCGACGTTTACCGCGATTACATCAACACTCCGGCCTTCTTCGCCCTGCTGCCCGGCGTCGCCGGGCGTCGGGGCCTGGACCTCGGCTGTGGCGAGGGATACAACACCCGTCTGCTGGCCCGCCGGGGGGCCGAGATGACCGCGCTCGATCTCTGTCCGTCGTTTCTCCGCGCGGCCCGCGAGGAGGAAGTCCGCGAGCCGTTGGGCATCCGCTACCTGTTAGGCGACGCCCAACGTCTGCCCCTGGCGGCGGCGGCCTTCGATTTCGCCTGTGCCTTCATGAGTCTGATGGACATGCCCGAGCCGGGGGCGGTCCTGGCCGAGCTTTGGCGGGTGATCAAGCCCGGCGGCTTCCTGCAGTTCTCGATCAGCCATCCCTGCACGGACACCGTCCTGCGCCGCTGGGTGACCGACGACGACGGCGAACGAACCGGCTTGGAGATTGACGGCTACTTCGAGTCCCCCCATGGGGATGTCGGTCGTTGGTGCTTCGGGCACGCCACGGAGGCTGAACGGGAATCATTCGGCGACTTCGTCATCCCCCGCTTCCACCTGACGCTGTCGGAGTGGATCAACTTGTTGATCGATCACGGTTTTCGCCTGGAGCGTTTGGCCGAGCCCCGGGCCGACAGCGAGGCCCTGGCTCGCCATCCCGATCTGGCCTGGACGCGCCGGGTGCCCTTCTTCCTGATCCTGCGCTGCCGGCGCGAGGTGTTGACGGGAGCCGGAGAAACTGCCGCTTGCCCGGCCCCCGGTCGTGGATGTTAG
- the glgA gene encoding glycogen synthase GlgA — MRILLAASEVVPYAKTGGLADVAGSLPKEFVDLEADARLIMPRYAKVEQELDKVATGLEVPLGDERVAFEVYADRSQGYPAYFVDCPAFFDRPGLYGEDGADYDDNAARFAFFAKAVLETAKALDFVPDVIHCHDWQTGLVPLLVKEGGYPEFAKTATLFTIHNLAYMGAFKPGEALPLIGLGSSIFKVEGGLEYYGKVNYLKAGLVFADLLTTVSRKYAAEIQTPEFGYGLEGVLASRSAELYGVLNGIDYELWNPADDKQIPNNYSADDPAGKAQCKAALQREYGLPERLDVPLVGMVTRLADQKGLDLFAEAAEDFFRRELQFVLLGTGAPEYHEMFEKLAAEHPERCGVKLAYDAALAQRIYAGSDMFLMPSRYEPCGLGQLIALAYGTIPVVRATGGLADTIEDGVNGFRFDEYQASQMLDCLDRALAAYTDPEAWTELRQRAFDSDFSWERSARRYLELFAEAVEKRRSN, encoded by the coding sequence ATGAGGATCCTGTTAGCCGCCAGCGAGGTCGTGCCTTACGCCAAGACCGGAGGGTTGGCCGATGTCGCCGGCTCTCTGCCCAAGGAATTCGTCGACCTCGAGGCCGACGCCCGTCTGATCATGCCGCGCTACGCCAAGGTCGAGCAAGAGCTGGACAAGGTCGCCACGGGTCTCGAAGTACCCCTGGGCGATGAGCGAGTGGCCTTCGAGGTCTACGCCGATCGCTCCCAGGGCTACCCGGCCTACTTCGTCGACTGCCCGGCCTTCTTCGACCGTCCCGGCCTCTACGGCGAGGACGGCGCCGATTACGACGACAACGCCGCCCGCTTCGCCTTCTTCGCCAAGGCCGTCCTGGAAACGGCCAAGGCCCTCGATTTCGTCCCCGACGTTATCCACTGCCATGACTGGCAGACCGGCCTGGTGCCCCTGCTGGTCAAGGAAGGCGGTTATCCGGAGTTCGCCAAGACGGCCACCCTGTTCACCATCCACAACCTGGCCTACATGGGTGCCTTCAAGCCCGGGGAAGCCCTGCCGCTGATCGGCCTCGGCTCCTCGATCTTCAAGGTCGAGGGGGGTCTGGAGTATTACGGCAAGGTCAACTATCTCAAGGCGGGTTTGGTGTTCGCCGATCTGCTGACAACGGTCAGCCGGAAGTACGCCGCCGAGATCCAGACCCCGGAGTTCGGCTACGGCCTGGAGGGCGTGCTGGCTTCGCGTTCCGCGGAGTTGTACGGAGTTCTCAACGGCATCGACTACGAGCTGTGGAACCCGGCCGACGATAAGCAGATCCCCAACAACTACTCGGCCGACGACCCCGCCGGCAAGGCCCAGTGCAAGGCCGCCCTGCAGCGGGAGTACGGCCTGCCCGAGCGCCTCGATGTGCCCCTCGTCGGCATGGTCACCCGGCTGGCCGACCAAAAGGGCCTGGATCTGTTCGCCGAGGCCGCCGAGGACTTCTTCCGGCGCGAGCTGCAGTTCGTCCTGCTGGGCACCGGGGCTCCCGAGTACCACGAGATGTTCGAGAAGCTGGCCGCCGAGCATCCCGAGCGCTGCGGTGTCAAGCTGGCCTACGACGCCGCCCTGGCCCAGCGCATCTATGCCGGCTCCGACATGTTCCTGATGCCCAGCCGCTACGAGCCCTGCGGCCTGGGTCAACTGATCGCCCTGGCCTACGGCACCATTCCCGTGGTGCGGGCCACCGGCGGGCTGGCCGACACCATCGAGGACGGCGTCAACGGCTTCCGCTTCGACGAGTATCAAGCATCGCAGATGCTGGACTGTCTGGATCGGGCCCTGGCGGCCTACACCGACCCCGAGGCCTGGACCGAGCTGCGCCAACGGGCCTTCGACAGCGATTTCTCCTGGGAACGCTCCGCCCGGCGCTACCTCGAGTTGTTCGCCGAGGCCGTCGAGAAGCGCCGGAGTAACTAG
- the nusA gene encoding transcription termination/antitermination protein NusA has translation MNYDFLQALEAIARNKGIEQEVLYEALEAGLRAAARRRFGDQAVIDAQVDLEEGRVVVWLTKTVTDDVENPVNEISLEEARYLAGDEVVLGDELDIDVDLDDFGRSAAQTAKQVVMQRIREAERDAIYEEFKHREGTLVNGIVQGESSGGVVIDLHSTDGIMPYSESIVNERYRKGDRVRCFVLEVRKTSRSPQIILSRRHPALVAELFYEEIPEVADGTVEIVNIARDAGFRSKVAVRSTDPNVDAVGTCVGLRGYRIQSIVRQLDQERVDLVLWSPEIKAFTKHAFNPVEVLNVEYDEYNDRLLVVVPEDKLSIAIGKRGRNIKLASRLVNMRIDVRSPEQFEKEKTEVMEAEEHDDAMVELLDLPGVGEATAEELFKAGFDSLEAVAVAEIAELTAVPGIGPKTADSIKAAAAELLRELDEVDDEDDVD, from the coding sequence ATGAATTACGATTTTCTCCAGGCCCTGGAAGCTATCGCCCGCAACAAGGGTATCGAGCAAGAGGTGCTCTACGAAGCCCTCGAGGCCGGCCTGCGCGCCGCCGCCCGTCGCCGCTTCGGTGATCAGGCTGTCATCGACGCCCAGGTCGATCTCGAAGAGGGCCGGGTCGTCGTCTGGCTGACCAAGACCGTCACCGATGATGTCGAGAATCCGGTCAACGAGATCTCCCTCGAGGAGGCCCGCTATCTGGCCGGCGACGAGGTTGTTCTCGGTGACGAGCTGGACATCGACGTCGACCTCGACGATTTTGGTCGCTCCGCCGCCCAGACCGCCAAGCAGGTGGTCATGCAGCGCATCCGCGAGGCGGAACGCGACGCCATCTACGAGGAGTTCAAGCACCGCGAGGGCACCCTGGTCAACGGCATCGTCCAGGGCGAGTCCTCCGGCGGCGTCGTTATCGATCTGCACTCGACCGACGGCATCATGCCCTACTCGGAATCGATCGTCAACGAACGTTACCGCAAGGGCGACCGGGTGCGCTGCTTCGTGCTCGAGGTGCGCAAGACCAGCCGCAGCCCGCAGATCATCCTCTCCCGGCGTCATCCGGCCCTGGTGGCCGAGCTGTTCTACGAGGAGATCCCCGAGGTCGCCGACGGCACCGTCGAGATCGTCAACATCGCCCGCGACGCCGGCTTCCGCTCCAAGGTCGCCGTGCGCTCCACCGATCCCAACGTCGACGCCGTGGGCACCTGCGTGGGTCTGCGCGGCTACCGCATCCAGTCCATCGTCCGCCAGCTAGATCAGGAGCGCGTAGATCTGGTGCTCTGGAGCCCCGAAATCAAGGCCTTCACCAAGCACGCCTTCAATCCCGTCGAGGTGCTCAACGTCGAGTACGACGAGTACAACGACCGCCTGCTGGTCGTCGTTCCCGAGGACAAACTCTCCATCGCCATCGGCAAGCGCGGCCGCAACATCAAGCTGGCCTCGCGCCTGGTTAATATGCGCATCGACGTGCGCAGCCCGGAGCAGTTCGAAAAGGAAAAGACCGAGGTGATGGAGGCCGAGGAACACGACGACGCCATGGTCGAGCTGCTGGATCTCCCCGGGGTCGGCGAGGCCACCGCCGAGGAGCTATTCAAGGCCGGCTTCGACAGCCTGGAGGCCGTCGCTGTGGCCGAGATCGCGGAGCTGACCGCAGTTCCCGGTATCGGCCCCAAGACCGCCGACTCCATCAAGGCCGCCGCCGCCGAACTGTTGCGTGAGCTCGATGAGGTCGACGACGAGGATGACGTAGACTAG